A single genomic interval of Streptomyces sp. 1222.5 harbors:
- a CDS encoding SAM-dependent methyltransferase codes for MTPTLVRQHRSHADSTSRVDPWARARDWSEIQERMLVPLYEAVHERLEVGPATRLLGLRCGAGLALLMAASRGAAVTGVDTSPERLALARERLLPEAARGGDAGHGENGGTRARTAPGLLAAVGEDAAGAEAAGFDVVTVFEPIGCLAGDSEGLGEQLADALPAARRGAAVVLVGWGPPERCATTSVLRVATKLADPLRGARSWRPACRDDLEEVAQRAGLKPDGSGRVSCPFGYAGLDSAVRGLLSTGLFDAAIAATDAKQVDKELTETLHPYRRQDGTVWMPNVFRYLVARVP; via the coding sequence ATGACACCTACGCTCGTGCGGCAGCACCGGTCACACGCGGATTCCACATCCCGCGTGGACCCGTGGGCACGCGCGCGTGACTGGTCGGAGATCCAGGAACGGATGCTGGTCCCGCTCTACGAGGCGGTCCACGAGCGGCTCGAAGTGGGCCCGGCGACCCGGCTGCTGGGCCTGCGCTGCGGCGCCGGGCTCGCGCTGCTGATGGCGGCCTCCCGAGGGGCGGCGGTGACCGGCGTGGACACCTCGCCGGAGCGGCTCGCCCTCGCCCGCGAACGCCTGCTGCCGGAGGCGGCCCGCGGCGGGGACGCGGGGCACGGCGAGAACGGCGGCACGCGCGCGCGTACGGCTCCGGGACTGCTCGCCGCCGTGGGCGAGGACGCGGCAGGCGCGGAGGCGGCCGGGTTCGACGTGGTGACCGTCTTCGAGCCGATCGGCTGTCTGGCGGGTGACTCCGAGGGGCTCGGCGAGCAGCTGGCGGACGCGCTGCCGGCGGCCCGCCGGGGTGCCGCGGTGGTGCTGGTGGGCTGGGGTCCGCCGGAGCGCTGCGCCACCACCTCCGTGCTGCGGGTGGCGACGAAACTGGCGGATCCGCTGCGCGGCGCGCGCAGCTGGCGGCCGGCCTGCCGGGACGACCTGGAGGAGGTCGCCCAGCGGGCGGGGCTGAAGCCGGACGGCTCGGGGCGGGTCTCCTGCCCGTTCGGGTACGCCGGCCTGGACAGCGCCGTACGCGGGCTGCTGTCGACCGGCCTGTTCGACGCGGCGATCGCGGCGACGGACGCCAAGCAGGTCGACAAGGAGCTGACGGAGACGCTGCATCCGTACCGGCGGCAGGACGGGACCGTGTGGATGCCGAACGTCTTCCGCTACCTCGTGGCCCGGGTGCCCTAG
- the lepB gene encoding signal peptidase I, whose product MGNRGKPRGVPATPAENLLPTGIRRTGSSGGGGRTRAERRKLQRKVKRKRRRSAVREIPLLVGVAVLIALVLKTFLVQAFVIPSGSMEQTIRIGDRVLVDKFTPWFGSKPQRGDVVVFHDPGGWLADEQTTKKNDPIVVKQFKEGLTFIGLLPSDNEKDLIKRVIGVGGDHVKCCDAQGRLTVNGVPLTEGDYIYPGDAPSATPFDITVPKGRLWVMGDHRGNSADSRFHQDTPYGGTVSEDSVVGRAMAIGWPIGHWTRLQEPKTFASVADSVSGATAGTRQSHRVASENQNGSTRLPSPAELPLVMGVVGLHRIRRGRRHRVRSWRGGCGGWRTFGTRRRRAPRAPRGGERSRPGRHHDPQE is encoded by the coding sequence ATGGGTAACCGCGGCAAACCGCGCGGGGTGCCCGCGACGCCCGCCGAGAACCTGCTGCCCACCGGGATCCGCCGCACCGGCTCGTCCGGGGGCGGTGGCCGCACGCGCGCGGAGCGCCGCAAACTGCAGCGCAAGGTCAAACGCAAGCGCCGTCGTTCAGCCGTTCGGGAGATCCCCCTTCTGGTCGGTGTCGCGGTCCTCATCGCGCTCGTCCTGAAGACCTTCCTCGTCCAGGCGTTCGTGATCCCGTCCGGCTCCATGGAGCAGACGATCCGGATCGGCGACCGTGTGCTGGTCGACAAGTTCACCCCCTGGTTCGGCTCCAAGCCGCAGCGTGGGGACGTCGTCGTCTTCCACGACCCGGGCGGCTGGCTCGCGGACGAACAGACCACCAAGAAGAACGACCCCATCGTCGTCAAGCAGTTCAAGGAAGGCCTCACCTTCATCGGCCTGCTGCCCTCCGACAACGAGAAGGACCTGATCAAGCGGGTCATCGGGGTCGGTGGCGACCACGTCAAGTGCTGCGACGCCCAGGGCCGCCTCACCGTCAACGGCGTACCGCTGACCGAGGGCGACTACATCTATCCGGGGGACGCCCCCTCCGCCACCCCCTTCGACATCACCGTGCCCAAGGGCCGGCTGTGGGTGATGGGTGACCACCGGGGCAACTCCGCTGACTCCCGCTTCCACCAGGACACGCCGTACGGCGGCACGGTCTCCGAGGACTCGGTGGTCGGCCGGGCCATGGCCATCGGCTGGCCGATCGGCCACTGGACGCGCCTTCAGGAACCTAAAACCTTCGCAAGCGTCGCCGACTCCGTGTCGGGGGCGACCGCCGGTACCCGGCAGTCGCATAGGGTTGCCTCAGAGAACCAGAACGGATCGACCCGGCTCCCGAGCCCTGCGGAACTCCCGCTCGTTATGGGAGTGGTGGGCCTGCACCGTATCCGGCGCGGGCGGCGGCACAGAGTGAGGAGTTGGCGTGGGGGATGTGGCGGTTGGCGCACGTTCGGGACACGACGGCGAAGAGCACCGCGGGCACCCCGTGGAGGCGAACGGTCCCGTCCCGGACGGCACCATGACCCCCAGGAATGA
- the lepB gene encoding signal peptidase I — protein sequence MGDVAVGARSGHDGEEHRGHPVEANGPVPDGTMTPRNDPADDGAPADEPRTQDAGTGETTHRPAKQRSFWKELPILVVIALVLALLIKTFLVQAFSIPSDSMQNTLQQGDRVLVDKLTPWFGSEPERGEVVVFHDPDNWLAGEPAPNPNAVQKVLSWIGLMPSAEEKDLIKRVIGVGGDTVQCKGTGPLVVNGKALNEPYVYPGNTPCTDDDLGGQFKVKVPKGYLWVMGDHRQNSRDSRYNQSDKHHGMVPVDEVVGRAIVKAWPINRWGTLPIPDTFDQPGLDEQSSASASLTVAPQGVALVAVLPVAVWRRRRSDRPESKAVPTRSAGRR from the coding sequence GTGGGGGATGTGGCGGTTGGCGCACGTTCGGGACACGACGGCGAAGAGCACCGCGGGCACCCCGTGGAGGCGAACGGTCCCGTCCCGGACGGCACCATGACCCCCAGGAATGACCCGGCCGACGACGGCGCGCCGGCGGACGAGCCCCGCACCCAGGACGCGGGCACGGGTGAGACCACGCACCGGCCGGCGAAGCAGCGCTCCTTCTGGAAGGAGCTGCCGATCCTGGTGGTCATCGCGCTGGTGCTGGCACTGCTGATCAAGACGTTCCTGGTGCAGGCGTTCTCGATCCCGTCCGACTCGATGCAGAACACCCTCCAGCAGGGTGACCGCGTCCTGGTCGACAAGCTCACCCCCTGGTTCGGTTCCGAGCCCGAGCGCGGCGAGGTCGTCGTCTTCCACGACCCGGACAACTGGCTGGCCGGCGAGCCGGCGCCCAACCCGAACGCCGTGCAGAAGGTGCTCAGCTGGATCGGCCTGATGCCGTCCGCCGAGGAGAAGGACCTGATCAAGCGCGTGATCGGCGTCGGCGGCGACACGGTCCAGTGCAAGGGCACCGGCCCGCTGGTGGTCAACGGCAAGGCGCTGAACGAGCCGTACGTCTACCCCGGCAACACGCCGTGCACCGACGACGACCTGGGCGGCCAGTTCAAGGTGAAGGTGCCCAAGGGCTACCTCTGGGTGATGGGCGACCACCGCCAGAACTCCCGCGACTCCCGCTACAACCAGTCCGACAAGCACCACGGCATGGTCCCCGTCGACGAGGTCGTCGGCCGTGCCATCGTCAAGGCCTGGCCGATCAATCGCTGGGGCACCCTGCCGATCCCGGACACCTTCGACCAGCCCGGGCTCGACGAGCAGTCCTCCGCCTCCGCCTCCCTGACGGTGGCCCCCCAGGGCGTGGCCCTCGTCGCGGTGCTGCCGGTGGCGGTGTGGCGGCGCCGGCGCTCGGACCGGCCGGAGTCCAAGGCCGTACCGACGAGGTCCGCCGGGCGGCGCTGA
- the ftsH gene encoding ATP-dependent zinc metalloprotease FtsH has protein sequence MSNAAPPRKAPDQPWRAEGTPDEPPRRGGWRGGRWWGLFATAVMVFVLAYVGLNYLGQGNEPTISYTEFSKEVGAGNVAEIYSKGDAIQGRLRSPRANPEGGGDYKEFRTQRPAFADDKLWQSLSSHGVTVTARPVVQERSYLSNLLLSLIPIVILAAVWIFFARRIRAGMGGAGGMFGRKPPPKPVELRPGSGRTTFADVAGIDEVKGELDDVVDFLKYPDTYRRMGAKLPRGVLLAGSPGTGKTLLARAVAGEAGVPFFSASASEFIEMIVGVGASRVRELFGEARKVAPSIIFIDEIDTIGRVRGGGASVSGHDEREQTLNQILTEMDGFSGWEGVIVIAATNRADILDPALTRPGRFDRVVSVAPPDRGGREAILAIHTREMPLDPDVDLTHLARVTPGMTGADLANLANEAALLAVKRKQERVTRADLSEALEKVQLGAERTLVMPEEDRRRTAYHESGHALLGMLQPGADPVRKITIVPRGRALGVTMSTPEVERYAHSEEYLRGRIIGALGGMAAEEVVYGVVTTGAENDLEQVTNIARGMVARWGMSERVGRLSALPSDAQQAYGLSAAPQTLDVIDAEMRRIVDACYEEALHKLRDHRGQLDALAQALLENETLEEADAYRIAGITRLTKNGET, from the coding sequence ATGAGCAATGCGGCGCCACCCCGCAAAGCCCCTGACCAGCCGTGGCGAGCCGAGGGCACACCGGACGAGCCGCCTCGGCGCGGCGGATGGCGGGGCGGCCGATGGTGGGGACTCTTCGCCACCGCGGTGATGGTGTTCGTACTGGCCTACGTCGGACTGAACTACCTGGGCCAGGGCAATGAGCCGACGATCTCCTACACGGAGTTCAGCAAGGAGGTCGGCGCCGGAAACGTCGCCGAGATCTACTCCAAGGGCGACGCGATCCAGGGCCGGCTCAGGAGCCCCCGCGCCAACCCCGAGGGTGGCGGCGACTACAAGGAGTTCCGGACCCAGCGGCCCGCCTTCGCGGACGACAAGCTGTGGCAGAGCCTGAGCAGCCACGGCGTCACGGTGACCGCGCGACCGGTCGTGCAGGAACGCAGCTACCTGTCCAACCTGCTGCTGTCGCTCATCCCCATCGTGATCCTGGCCGCGGTGTGGATCTTCTTCGCCCGGCGGATCCGCGCGGGCATGGGCGGGGCGGGCGGCATGTTCGGCCGCAAGCCACCGCCGAAGCCGGTCGAGCTGCGGCCCGGCAGCGGGCGTACGACGTTCGCGGACGTGGCGGGCATCGACGAGGTCAAGGGCGAACTGGACGACGTCGTCGACTTCCTCAAGTACCCGGACACCTACCGCCGGATGGGCGCGAAGCTGCCGCGCGGCGTCCTGCTCGCGGGTTCGCCCGGAACCGGCAAGACCCTCCTGGCCCGGGCGGTCGCGGGGGAGGCGGGGGTGCCGTTCTTCTCCGCCTCGGCGTCCGAATTCATCGAGATGATCGTCGGCGTCGGCGCCTCCCGGGTCCGCGAACTGTTCGGCGAGGCGCGCAAGGTGGCACCCTCCATCATCTTCATCGACGAGATCGACACCATCGGACGGGTGCGCGGCGGCGGTGCCTCGGTGAGCGGCCACGACGAGCGCGAGCAGACGCTGAACCAGATCCTCACCGAGATGGACGGCTTCTCGGGGTGGGAGGGCGTCATCGTCATCGCCGCGACCAACCGGGCCGACATCCTGGACCCGGCGCTGACCCGGCCCGGCCGCTTCGACCGGGTGGTCAGCGTGGCCCCGCCGGACCGCGGGGGGCGCGAGGCGATCCTCGCGATCCACACCCGGGAGATGCCGCTCGACCCCGATGTGGACCTCACCCACCTGGCGCGCGTGACCCCCGGCATGACGGGTGCGGATCTGGCCAATCTCGCCAACGAGGCCGCACTGCTCGCGGTCAAGCGCAAGCAGGAGCGGGTGACCCGGGCGGACCTGTCCGAGGCCCTGGAGAAGGTCCAGCTCGGCGCCGAGCGGACCCTCGTCATGCCCGAGGAGGACCGTCGGCGGACCGCCTACCACGAGAGCGGCCACGCCCTCCTCGGCATGCTCCAGCCCGGCGCGGACCCCGTCCGCAAGATCACCATCGTGCCGCGCGGGCGGGCGCTCGGCGTGACCATGTCCACGCCCGAGGTCGAGCGGTACGCGCACTCGGAGGAGTACCTGCGCGGCCGCATCATCGGCGCCCTGGGCGGCATGGCGGCCGAGGAGGTCGTCTACGGAGTCGTCACCACCGGCGCGGAGAACGACCTCGAACAGGTCACCAACATCGCGCGCGGAATGGTGGCCCGCTGGGGCATGAGCGAACGCGTCGGCCGGCTCTCCGCCCTCCCCAGCGACGCCCAGCAGGCGTACGGACTGTCGGCCGCGCCGCAGACCCTGGACGTGATCGACGCGGAGATGCGGCGCATCGTGGACGCCTGCTACGAGGAGGCGCTGCACAAGCTCCGCGACCACCGCGGCCAGTTGGACGCCCTAGCCCAGGCACTCCTGGAGAACGAGACGCTGGAGGAGGCGGACGCGTACCGGATCGCCGGAATCACCCGCCTGACCAAGAACGGCGAGACGTAG
- a CDS encoding RNA-binding protein — MLEEALEHLVKGIVDNPDDVQVASRNLRRGRVLEVRVHPDDLGKVIGRNGRTARALRTVVGAIGGRGVRVDLVDVDHVR; from the coding sequence ATGCTCGAAGAGGCGCTTGAGCACCTCGTGAAGGGCATCGTCGACAACCCTGACGATGTGCAGGTCGCCTCGCGCAACCTGCGCCGCGGGCGCGTGCTGGAGGTCCGGGTGCACCCCGACGACCTCGGCAAGGTGATCGGCCGCAACGGCCGCACCGCGCGTGCTCTGCGTACCGTCGTGGGCGCCATCGGCGGTCGCGGTGTCCGCGTCGACCTCGTCGACGTGGACCACGTCCGCTGA
- the trmD gene encoding tRNA (guanosine(37)-N1)-methyltransferase TrmD: MRLDVVTIFPEYLEPLNVSLVGKARARGRLDVHVHDLRSWTYDRHNTVDDTPYGGGPGMVMKTEPWGDALDTVLADGYEAGGRAPALIVPTPSGRPFTQELAVELSERPWLIFTPARYEGIDRRVMDEYATRMPVHEVSIGDYVLAGGEAAVLVVTEAVARLLPGVLGNAESHRDDSFAPGAMANLLEGPVHTKPPVWRGRGIPDVLLSGHHGKIARWRRDEALRRTTANRPDLIEHCEPKAFDKKDREMLSILGWEPDPEGERYGRFWRRAGGVEE; encoded by the coding sequence ATGCGCCTCGACGTCGTCACGATCTTCCCCGAGTACCTGGAGCCCCTGAACGTCTCCCTCGTCGGCAAGGCCCGCGCGCGCGGCCGGCTCGACGTGCACGTGCACGACCTGCGGTCCTGGACGTACGACCGGCACAACACCGTCGACGACACGCCCTACGGCGGCGGCCCCGGCATGGTCATGAAGACCGAGCCCTGGGGCGACGCCCTGGACACGGTCCTCGCCGACGGCTACGAGGCCGGCGGCCGGGCCCCCGCGCTGATCGTCCCCACCCCGAGCGGCCGTCCCTTCACCCAGGAACTGGCCGTGGAACTCTCCGAGCGCCCCTGGCTGATCTTCACCCCGGCCCGCTACGAGGGCATCGACCGGCGCGTGATGGACGAGTACGCGACCCGCATGCCCGTCCACGAGGTCTCCATCGGCGACTACGTCCTCGCCGGCGGTGAGGCGGCCGTCCTGGTCGTCACCGAGGCCGTCGCCCGGTTGCTGCCCGGCGTCCTCGGCAACGCCGAGTCCCACCGGGACGACTCCTTCGCGCCCGGCGCGATGGCGAACCTCCTGGAGGGCCCCGTCCACACCAAGCCGCCCGTCTGGCGCGGCCGCGGCATCCCCGACGTGCTGCTCAGCGGCCACCACGGGAAGATCGCCCGCTGGCGCAGGGACGAGGCACTGCGGCGCACCACGGCCAACCGGCCCGACCTGATCGAGCACTGCGAGCCCAAGGCCTTCGACAAGAAGGACCGCGAGATGCTCTCCATCCTCGGCTGGGAACCGGACCCCGAGGGCGAGCGGTACGGCCGATTTTGGCGCCGGGCCGGGGGCGTGGAAGAATAG
- the rimM gene encoding ribosome maturation factor RimM (Essential for efficient processing of 16S rRNA), translated as MQLVVARIGRAHGIKGEVTVEVRTDEPELRLAPGAVLATDPASTGPLTIETGRVHSGRLLLRFEGVHDRNGAEALRNTLLIAEIDPEELPEGEDEYYDHQLMDLDVVTEDGTEIGRITEISHLPSQDLFIVERPDGTEVMIPFVEEIVAEIDLEAQRAVITPPPGLIDDRAEIDSSRDEDES; from the coding sequence GTGCAGCTGGTAGTCGCACGGATCGGCCGTGCCCATGGCATCAAGGGCGAGGTCACCGTCGAGGTGCGTACCGACGAGCCCGAACTCAGGCTCGCGCCCGGCGCCGTACTCGCCACCGACCCCGCATCCACGGGGCCGCTCACCATCGAGACGGGCCGGGTGCACAGCGGCCGGCTGCTCCTGCGCTTCGAGGGCGTACACGACCGCAACGGCGCCGAGGCCCTGCGCAACACCCTCCTGATCGCCGAGATCGACCCCGAGGAACTCCCCGAGGGCGAGGACGAGTACTACGACCACCAGCTGATGGATCTCGACGTGGTCACCGAGGACGGCACCGAGATCGGCCGGATCACCGAGATCTCGCACCTGCCGTCCCAGGACCTGTTCATCGTGGAGCGCCCGGACGGCACCGAGGTGATGATCCCGTTCGTGGAGGAGATCGTCGCCGAGATCGACCTGGAGGCGCAGAGGGCCGTCATCACCCCTCCGCCAGGCCTGATCGACGACCGCGCCGAGATCGACTCCTCCCGGGACGAGGACGAGTCCTGA
- the rpsP gene encoding 30S ribosomal protein S16: protein MAVKIKLKRLGKIRSPHYRIVVADSRTRRDGRAIEEIGKYHPTYNPSVIEVDADRVAYWLGVGAQPTEPVLAILKKTGDWQKFKGEPAPAPLLVAEPKATRPSFEALGGDDEGKGEAITQKKKAEKKDEAAAESESTEA, encoded by the coding sequence GTGGCAGTCAAGATCAAGCTGAAGCGTCTGGGCAAGATCCGTTCGCCTCACTACCGCATCGTCGTCGCCGACTCCCGCACCCGCCGTGATGGTCGTGCGATCGAGGAGATCGGCAAGTACCACCCGACCTACAACCCGTCGGTCATCGAGGTGGACGCCGACCGTGTGGCGTACTGGCTGGGTGTCGGCGCGCAGCCGACCGAGCCCGTCCTCGCCATCCTGAAGAAGACCGGCGACTGGCAGAAGTTCAAGGGCGAGCCCGCCCCGGCGCCGCTGCTCGTCGCCGAGCCGAAGGCCACGCGTCCGTCGTTCGAGGCTCTCGGCGGTGACGACGAGGGCAAGGGTGAGGCGATCACCCAGAAGAAGAAGGCTGAGAAGAAGGACGAGGCCGCTGCCGAGTCCGAGTCGACCGAGGCCTGA
- the lepB gene encoding signal peptidase I yields MDTEAQQTERDRSSHPGTPGPEGRSRFALPSRITVWLPGGRITVTVFACLAFVLLLNTFVAQPFEIPSGSMERGLRIGDRVLVNKLAYRFGAQPRRGDVIVFDGTGYFGDADYVKRVVGVGGDHVVCCDKEGRIEVNGRSVDESSFLYPGNSASSVPFDVAVPAGRLFVLGDHRSHSSDSRDHLGSPGGGMIPVDDVIGRADWIVWPYGHWAHLRRPPAYARVPATPAEGAHG; encoded by the coding sequence ATGGACACCGAAGCTCAGCAGACGGAACGCGACCGCTCCTCCCACCCCGGTACTCCGGGGCCGGAGGGCCGGTCGCGTTTCGCGTTGCCGTCGCGGATCACCGTGTGGCTGCCGGGGGGACGGATCACCGTCACCGTCTTCGCCTGCCTGGCGTTCGTCCTGCTGCTGAACACCTTCGTGGCGCAGCCGTTCGAGATTCCCAGCGGATCCATGGAGCGGGGTTTGAGGATCGGGGACCGCGTTCTCGTAAACAAGTTGGCGTACCGTTTCGGTGCCCAGCCGCGCCGCGGCGACGTGATTGTGTTCGACGGCACCGGGTATTTCGGAGACGCGGACTACGTCAAACGCGTTGTCGGGGTGGGGGGAGACCACGTGGTCTGCTGCGACAAGGAGGGCAGGATCGAGGTGAACGGCCGGTCGGTCGACGAGTCGTCGTTCCTCTATCCAGGGAACAGCGCCTCCAGCGTTCCCTTCGACGTCGCCGTGCCCGCGGGCCGCCTCTTCGTCCTCGGCGACCACCGCAGCCACTCCAGCGACTCCCGCGACCACCTGGGCTCGCCCGGCGGCGGCATGATCCCCGTGGACGACGTCATCGGCCGCGCCGACTGGATCGTCTGGCCGTACGGCCACTGGGCGCACCTGAGGCGCCCGCCGGCCTACGCGCGCGTGCCCGCGACCCCGGCGGAGGGGGCCCATGGGTAA
- the ffh gene encoding signal recognition particle protein, which produces MFDTLSDRLSATFKNLRGKGRLSEADIDATAREIRIALLEADVALPVVRTFIKNVKERALGAEVSRALNPAQQVLKIVNDELVTILGGETRRLRFAKQPPTVIMLAGLQGAGKTTLAGKLGRWLKEQGHSPLLVAADLQRPNAVNQLSVVAERAGVSVYAPEPGNGVGDPVKVAKDSIDHARSKVHDIVIVDTAGRLGIDQEMMQQAADIRDAVSPDEILFVVDAMIGQDAVNTAEAFRDGVGFDGVVLSKLDGDARGGAALSIRQITGKPIMFASNGEKLDEFDAFHPDRMASRILDMGDLLTLIEQAEKTFSQEEAQKMASKLASKKGQDFTLDDFLSQMEQVRKMGSISKLLGMLPGMGQIKDQINNLDEREVDRVGAIIKSMTPGERQDPTIINGSRRARIAKGSGVDVSAVKGLVERFFEARKMMSRMAQGGGMPGMPGMPGMGGGPGRSKKQPKKAKGKQRSGNPMKRKQQELEEAQRREAAAQGGALGLPQQGAQDFELPDEFKKFMG; this is translated from the coding sequence GTGTTCGACACTCTCTCCGACCGCCTGTCAGCGACTTTCAAGAACCTGCGCGGCAAGGGACGGCTTTCCGAGGCGGACATCGACGCCACGGCACGCGAGATCCGCATCGCGCTCCTCGAGGCGGACGTGGCCCTGCCGGTCGTCCGCACGTTCATCAAGAACGTCAAGGAGCGCGCGCTCGGCGCCGAGGTCTCCCGGGCCCTGAACCCGGCCCAGCAGGTCCTCAAGATCGTCAACGACGAGCTCGTCACGATCCTCGGCGGGGAGACCCGCCGGCTGCGGTTCGCCAAGCAGCCGCCCACCGTGATCATGCTCGCGGGTCTGCAGGGTGCCGGTAAGACCACCCTCGCGGGCAAGCTCGGCCGCTGGCTGAAGGAGCAGGGCCACTCGCCCCTGCTGGTCGCCGCCGACCTCCAGCGTCCGAACGCCGTCAACCAGCTGAGTGTCGTCGCCGAGCGCGCCGGCGTCTCCGTCTACGCCCCGGAGCCGGGCAACGGCGTGGGCGACCCGGTGAAGGTCGCCAAGGACTCCATCGACCACGCGCGGTCCAAGGTCCACGACATCGTGATCGTGGACACCGCCGGCCGGCTCGGCATCGACCAGGAGATGATGCAGCAGGCCGCGGACATCCGCGACGCCGTCTCCCCGGACGAGATCCTCTTCGTCGTCGACGCGATGATCGGCCAGGACGCGGTCAACACCGCCGAGGCCTTCCGCGACGGCGTCGGCTTCGACGGCGTGGTCCTCTCCAAGCTCGACGGTGACGCCCGCGGTGGCGCGGCCCTGTCCATCCGGCAGATCACCGGCAAGCCGATCATGTTCGCCTCCAACGGCGAGAAGCTCGACGAGTTCGACGCGTTCCACCCGGACCGGATGGCCTCCCGCATCCTCGACATGGGTGACCTGCTCACCCTGATCGAGCAGGCGGAGAAGACCTTCAGCCAGGAAGAGGCCCAGAAGATGGCCTCCAAGCTGGCGTCCAAGAAGGGCCAGGACTTCACCCTCGACGACTTCCTGTCCCAGATGGAGCAGGTCCGCAAGATGGGCAGCATCAGCAAGCTGCTCGGCATGCTTCCCGGCATGGGTCAGATCAAGGACCAGATCAACAACCTGGACGAGCGGGAAGTCGACCGCGTGGGCGCGATCATCAAGTCGATGACCCCGGGCGAGCGCCAGGACCCGACGATCATCAACGGTTCGCGCCGCGCCCGTATCGCCAAGGGTTCCGGCGTCGACGTCAGCGCCGTCAAGGGCCTCGTCGAGCGGTTCTTCGAGGCCCGCAAGATGATGTCCCGCATGGCCCAGGGCGGCGGCATGCCGGGCATGCCCGGGATGCCGGGCATGGGCGGCGGCCCCGGCCGCAGCAAGAAGCAGCCGAAGAAGGCCAAGGGCAAGCAGCGCTCCGGCAACCCGATGAAGCGTAAGCAGCAGGAGCTGGAGGAGGCCCAGCGCCGCGAGGCCGCCGCGCAGGGCGGAGCCCTCGGCCTGCCGCAGCAGGGCGCCCAGGACTTCGAGCTGCCGGACGAGTTCAAGAAGTTCATGGGCTGA
- the rplS gene encoding 50S ribosomal protein L19: MSHLLDSVDASSLRSDIPAFRPGDTVNVHVRVIEGNRSRVQQFKGVVIRRQGAGVRETFTVRKVSFSVGVERTFPVHTPIVEKIELVTRGDVRRAKLYYLRDLRGKAAKIKEKREN; this comes from the coding sequence ATGTCTCACCTGCTCGACTCCGTCGACGCGTCGTCGCTGCGCAGCGACATCCCGGCCTTCCGTCCGGGTGACACCGTCAACGTCCACGTGCGCGTCATCGAGGGCAACCGCTCCCGTGTGCAGCAGTTCAAGGGCGTTGTCATCCGCCGCCAGGGCGCCGGTGTCCGCGAGACCTTCACGGTCCGCAAGGTCTCGTTCTCCGTCGGCGTCGAGCGCACCTTCCCGGTGCACACCCCGATCGTCGAGAAGATCGAGCTCGTCACCCGTGGTGACGTGCGCCGCGCCAAGCTGTACTACCTCCGTGACCTGCGCGGCAAGGCCGCGAAGATCAAGGAGAAGCGCGAGAACTGA